A region from the Triticum urartu cultivar G1812 chromosome 1, Tu2.1, whole genome shotgun sequence genome encodes:
- the LOC125547008 gene encoding uncharacterized protein LOC125547008, whose translation MEAKGVRERDALIDLESGNNVVISEHGHGMDANFAVSPPRTPPNGRLNRVMHTKDEGNQHMDCSSPAMETASKNGDDRKSEGEEKLGLLDSSGGEKAKKKRSSSKKPPRPPRPPTHLPLDASDQKLLNELNELALLKRARIERMKALKKMKNGKQGSSNSNFCPMIITIIFCLVILWQGFCSRQASGVSFHGSPESSVREHSSLISIRFYKKNHSNVRPHGSTSAAPNNYETHHRGWRSVPRGERPRHEHVGRA comes from the exons ATGGAAGCCAAGGGCGTGAGGGAGCGGGATGCTCTGATCGACCTGGAGAGTGGGAACAACGTTGTTATCAGCGAGCATGGCCATGGAATGGATGCTAATTTTGCGGTGAGCCCACCCAGAACACCGCCAAATGGCAGGCTGAATCGTGTCATGCACACCAAGGATGAGGGGAATCAGCACATGGATTGTTCCTCGCCCGCTATGGAAACCGCTTCCAAGAATGGAGATGACAGGAAGTCCGAAGGGGAGGAGAAGCTGGGCCTTCTGGACAGTTCTGGCGGTGAGAAGGCAAAGAAGAAGCGGTCCAGCTCCAAGAAGCCACCACGGCCACCGAGGCCGCCGACGCATTTGCCGCTGGATGCTTCTGACCAGAAGCTCCTCAACGAGCTGAATGAGCTCGCTTTGTTGAAGCGGGCAAGGATTGAGCGGATGAAGGCTTTGAAGAAGATGAAGAATGGCAAACAGGGTTCCTCGAATAGCAATTTTTGTCCCATGATCATCACCATTATCTTCTGCCTCGTCATACTCTGGCAAG GGTTTTGCTCAAGGCAAGCATCTGGAGTAAGCTTCCACGGATCACCTGAATCTTCAGTTAGAGAGCATAGCAGCCTGATCTCCATCCGGTTCTACAAGAAGAACCATTCTAACGTCAGACCCCACGGTTCCACCTCCGCGGCTCCCAA CAACTACGAAACGCACCACCGGGGCTGGAGATCCGTCCCGAGGGGAGAGAGGCCGCGGCACGAGCACGTCGGCCGGGCATGA